A window of Fodinibius salinus contains these coding sequences:
- a CDS encoding fasciclin domain-containing protein, translating into MITAMSRNTIRLLFCTAFLCSVHTGNAQTVVEKMKSQKQLSHFVQAVEGTELDERLNKKGPFTLFAPSNKAFDALSGSEQYRSQLLLNHVFTGMATERSLKAMDNVTFLSGKTVSIAEQKNEQLSVGSYTLVKTNIMADNGVIHIISGVLQ; encoded by the coding sequence ATGATTACTGCTATGAGCCGAAATACTATCCGGTTACTTTTTTGTACTGCATTTTTGTGCAGCGTACACACCGGAAATGCCCAAACGGTTGTTGAAAAAATGAAGTCCCAAAAGCAGCTCAGTCATTTTGTGCAGGCAGTGGAAGGAACAGAACTGGATGAACGACTAAACAAAAAAGGTCCTTTTACCCTTTTTGCTCCTTCTAATAAAGCTTTTGATGCTCTTTCTGGCAGCGAACAATACAGAAGCCAACTTCTTTTAAATCATGTTTTTACCGGGATGGCTACGGAGCGAAGCCTGAAAGCAATGGACAACGTTACTTTTTTAAGCGGAAAGACCGTTTCTATTGCAGAGCAAAAAAACGAGCAGTTATCTGTTGGTTCTTATACCTTGGTAAAAACCAATATTATGGCTGATAACGGAGTGATTCATATCATAAGCGGAGTTCTGCAATAA
- a CDS encoding NupC/NupG family nucleoside CNT transporter, whose protein sequence is MIDILRGMLGMVAIIGIALAFSKNWKKVNWRLVATGLGIQFALAVFILKGQEMAEYWSPLGWPKEFFSWVSSFFVVVLNYTTEGAKFIFGDLAKSPGMEGSLGNFFAFQVLPTIIFFASLTAILYHYGILQWIVRHMARGMQKLMGTSGAESLSVISNIFVGQTEAPLVIEPYIKKMTKSELLAVMTGGMATIAGGVMAAYVQMLGNSFAEAQDVALDVGRLMFAEQLLGASLMAAPAALVIAKILYPEDGDPVTKGEVKMEVERTDANGIDAAATGATTGLKLAANVGAMLLAFIALLAMGNGILGWVSDVTHLTDLIGSKLTIEMILGWAISPLAWIIGVPWGDAVNLGSLLGTKVVLNEFVAYTQLSEMVNNSVISPKTIRMATFALCGFANFSSIAIQIGGIGGLAPSRKSELAQFGLKAVLAGTLANLMTATIAGMLF, encoded by the coding sequence ATGATTGATATTTTACGTGGGATGCTTGGGATGGTGGCCATTATTGGTATTGCCTTGGCATTCAGCAAAAATTGGAAAAAGGTAAATTGGCGGCTTGTAGCTACAGGATTGGGGATTCAGTTTGCCCTCGCTGTATTCATCCTCAAAGGCCAAGAGATGGCCGAATATTGGTCCCCATTGGGCTGGCCCAAAGAATTTTTTAGCTGGGTATCTTCCTTTTTTGTCGTAGTCTTAAATTATACAACTGAGGGAGCTAAATTTATATTTGGCGATCTGGCTAAAAGTCCCGGCATGGAAGGTAGTCTTGGTAACTTTTTTGCTTTTCAGGTACTCCCAACGATTATTTTCTTCGCCTCATTAACTGCTATTTTATACCACTATGGTATTCTACAATGGATCGTAAGGCACATGGCTCGGGGCATGCAGAAATTGATGGGAACATCCGGCGCTGAATCACTGTCAGTAATATCAAATATTTTCGTCGGCCAAACAGAGGCTCCTCTTGTTATTGAACCATATATCAAAAAAATGACAAAATCGGAGTTATTAGCTGTAATGACTGGCGGGATGGCGACGATAGCCGGTGGAGTAATGGCCGCTTATGTACAGATGCTTGGTAATTCTTTTGCCGAAGCACAAGACGTAGCTCTTGATGTAGGCCGGTTAATGTTTGCTGAACAGCTTCTGGGTGCAAGTCTGATGGCCGCCCCTGCCGCACTTGTTATTGCTAAAATACTATATCCTGAGGATGGAGACCCTGTAACCAAGGGAGAAGTCAAAATGGAGGTTGAACGTACGGACGCTAATGGTATTGATGCTGCTGCCACTGGTGCAACTACAGGGCTAAAACTTGCGGCCAATGTTGGTGCTATGTTATTAGCATTCATTGCATTACTTGCTATGGGAAATGGTATACTGGGATGGGTTAGTGATGTTACACATTTAACTGATCTTATTGGCAGTAAATTGACTATTGAAATGATACTGGGATGGGCTATATCTCCCTTGGCATGGATTATCGGTGTACCTTGGGGCGATGCCGTTAACCTGGGATCATTGCTCGGTACCAAAGTTGTGCTTAATGAATTTGTAGCATATACTCAGCTTTCCGAAATGGTTAATAATTCCGTAATTTCTCCTAAAACGATACGTATGGCTACCTTTGCCCTTTGTGGCTTTGCCAATTTTTCATCAATCGCTATCCAAATTGGAGGCATCGGTGGATTAGCTCCGAGCAGAAAATCAGAACTGGCTCAATTTGGTCTGAAAGCAGTATTAGCAGGTACGTTGGCTAACTTGATGACTGCTACAATTGCAGGTATGTTATTTTAA
- a CDS encoding diacylglycerol/lipid kinase family protein: MKHFAFIYNPAAGYGKSHAKFSVLKQKIAEKSGCEFFTSESEEHISDLIQRLSTNFDVFVACGGDGTVREVAKAVIEIEAAMGIIPMGNGNDLCKTLKIPTAIEDAFELIFCGDLQEIDVGW, from the coding sequence TTGAAACACTTCGCATTCATATACAATCCTGCTGCCGGATATGGCAAATCACATGCTAAGTTCAGTGTCCTCAAGCAAAAAATAGCTGAAAAATCGGGTTGCGAATTTTTTACTTCTGAATCTGAAGAGCATATTAGTGACCTTATTCAACGTTTGTCCACAAATTTTGATGTTTTTGTGGCTTGCGGTGGTGACGGTACGGTACGCGAAGTGGCAAAAGCCGTTATTGAGATTGAAGCTGCTATGGGAATCATCCCCATGGGCAACGGAAATGATCTGTGCAAGACCCTCAAAATTCCTACAGCGATTGAGGATGCTTTTGAGTTAATTTTTTGCGGTGATCTGCAAGAGATTGATGTAGGTTGGTAA
- a CDS encoding M28 family peptidase: protein MIDRAIHHIIKTAEIPSFSSYEERLHPYICSVFKEIPEAQEQEVKGNNLIFRIGNRQEQPTIALAAHLDKINHYGKDYPDTLPVEVTDEYIEGAMDDCAGLGMMLAIAEKIDLDDAPNLLFFLSEMEESKGLKEHPELLRNNGEGYKHGMGARRIAKQCIAENWVPQQIITLDTTPLFEGESGIALYSKHWELNDLTPSEALIEATEKFIAKFIAANPKVKLDNNTNDYLHYGEVFNQETTDPVVSVALEPSIYPYHQRGERVFIDDIERTLEMLKTYFSNSRS from the coding sequence ATGATTGACCGCGCTATTCACCACATCATAAAAACAGCTGAAATTCCCTCATTCAGTAGCTACGAAGAACGACTGCATCCTTATATTTGCTCAGTCTTTAAGGAAATTCCGGAAGCACAAGAACAAGAGGTAAAAGGGAATAACTTAATTTTTCGTATCGGTAATCGCCAAGAGCAACCTACTATAGCATTAGCTGCACATCTGGACAAAATCAATCATTATGGCAAAGATTATCCCGATACGCTGCCGGTAGAAGTCACGGATGAATATATTGAAGGGGCTATGGACGATTGCGCCGGACTTGGGATGATGCTTGCAATTGCTGAAAAGATTGACCTGGATGATGCTCCCAATTTACTATTCTTTTTATCGGAGATGGAAGAGAGTAAGGGACTTAAAGAACATCCCGAATTGCTGCGCAACAATGGAGAAGGGTACAAACACGGCATGGGTGCGCGGCGTATTGCTAAACAGTGTATAGCCGAAAATTGGGTACCTCAGCAGATTATTACTCTTGATACTACACCGCTTTTTGAGGGAGAATCCGGCATTGCGCTCTATTCTAAACATTGGGAGTTAAATGATTTAACTCCTTCAGAAGCTTTGATAGAAGCTACCGAAAAGTTTATAGCAAAATTCATAGCCGCCAATCCCAAAGTGAAGCTCGATAATAATACCAACGACTATTTGCATTACGGGGAGGTCTTCAATCAAGAAACAACTGATCCGGTGGTGTCAGTTGCGCTAGAACCTTCCATTTATCCTTATCACCAAAGAGGAGAGCGCGTGTTTATCGATGATATAGAACGTACACTGGAAATGTTGAAAACTTATTTTTCAAACTCTCGTTCTTGA
- a CDS encoding NuoI/complex I 23 kDa subunit family protein, with protein MAAPQNLEQPRANALNEDYDRERSLSFLEKLYLPEIFKALWYTLKQMFQPRVTLQYPEEKWDPPSIFRGRPVLVEDDGKERCVACGLCARACPPLAISMQANEDSDDPKERYPNFFEINMLRCIYCGYCEEVCPEEAIVMSKDYDIVFESREEAIYDKQRLLVPKEDLKDRLDFLREYKNRQFGQFWDFQEENNIHSVRDRDREFNSGLSLVEMLEQQQHNDNVEAESEWVR; from the coding sequence ATGGCTGCACCACAAAATTTAGAACAACCTCGTGCCAATGCGCTCAATGAAGATTATGATCGTGAGCGCTCTCTTTCATTTCTAGAGAAGTTATATCTGCCTGAAATTTTTAAGGCGCTTTGGTATACTCTCAAACAGATGTTCCAACCGAGAGTTACCCTTCAATATCCCGAAGAAAAATGGGATCCGCCCTCGATATTCCGGGGTAGGCCTGTCTTGGTTGAAGACGACGGTAAAGAACGATGTGTAGCTTGCGGACTGTGTGCACGGGCGTGCCCACCGTTGGCCATTAGCATGCAGGCCAATGAAGATTCGGATGATCCCAAAGAGCGATATCCCAATTTTTTCGAAATCAATATGCTGCGATGTATTTATTGTGGATATTGTGAGGAAGTTTGTCCCGAAGAGGCCATCGTGATGAGCAAAGATTATGATATAGTTTTTGAATCCAGAGAAGAGGCCATTTATGATAAACAGCGCCTGCTGGTACCCAAAGAAGATTTAAAAGATCGTTTAGATTTTCTTAGAGAATATAAAAATCGGCAATTCGGGCAATTTTGGGATTTTCAGGAAGAAAATAACATTCATTCCGTTCGTGATCGCGACCGTGAGTTCAATTCCGGACTTTCACTCGTAGAGATGCTGGAACAACAGCAGCATAACGACAACGTAGAAGCAGAATCAGAATGGGTTCGATAG
- the der gene encoding ribosome biogenesis GTPase Der — protein sequence MLPVVSIVGRPNVGKSTIFNRLIGSRKAIVDDQYGVTRDRHYGQAFWNGREFNVIDTGGYQPDETDVIWDGVREQVHIAIRESDLILFVVDTEGGITSLDRSVARMLREEDTPVLLVANKADNEERAMNATEFYGLGFEELYPVSAINGRGTGDLLDKMVTLFPEEKEEEENSIPKLAIVGRPNVGKSSFINALLDDDRCIVTDIPGTTRDSIHSKLTYNDKDYILVDTAGLRKKANVDENVEFYSTVRTERALQNCDVAVLMLDAMRGFEKQDQRILKNATEYNKGTVMVLNKWDLVPEKDSNIHREFEEYVYSRVPRMEYVPIISASAITRQRIHKVLEVADLVLKERKKSISTSELNDFIYGILKKKPLPVRGEVQLKIKYCSQVKSNPPVFKFFMNRPEKLPTSYHRYIENRIREEYGFIGVPITLRFVQK from the coding sequence ATGCTCCCTGTAGTTTCTATTGTAGGGCGGCCCAACGTGGGCAAGTCCACTATTTTTAATCGTCTTATTGGTAGCCGTAAGGCTATTGTTGATGACCAGTACGGCGTAACACGCGATCGCCACTATGGACAAGCTTTCTGGAATGGCCGGGAGTTTAATGTTATTGATACCGGCGGATACCAGCCTGATGAAACCGATGTAATCTGGGATGGCGTGAGGGAGCAGGTACATATCGCCATCAGAGAATCTGACCTTATTCTTTTTGTGGTAGATACCGAAGGCGGAATTACTAGCCTGGACCGCTCGGTGGCTCGCATGTTGCGTGAAGAAGACACCCCCGTTCTGCTTGTTGCCAACAAAGCTGACAATGAAGAGCGGGCAATGAATGCTACCGAGTTTTATGGGCTGGGATTCGAAGAATTATATCCCGTGTCAGCTATAAACGGCCGGGGTACCGGGGATCTGCTGGATAAAATGGTTACCCTCTTTCCCGAGGAAAAAGAAGAAGAAGAAAATAGTATTCCCAAATTAGCTATTGTGGGACGTCCCAATGTAGGTAAAAGCAGTTTTATTAATGCTTTACTTGATGATGATCGTTGCATTGTAACTGATATTCCGGGAACTACACGGGATTCCATCCACAGTAAATTAACCTATAATGACAAGGACTATATTCTTGTGGATACGGCCGGTCTCCGTAAAAAGGCGAATGTAGACGAAAATGTTGAGTTTTATAGCACAGTTCGTACCGAACGAGCACTCCAAAACTGTGATGTAGCCGTACTTATGCTCGATGCTATGCGCGGTTTTGAGAAGCAGGATCAACGTATATTAAAGAATGCCACCGAATATAATAAGGGTACTGTTATGGTGCTCAACAAGTGGGATTTAGTGCCCGAGAAAGACTCCAATATTCACCGTGAGTTTGAAGAATATGTGTATAGCCGGGTACCCCGAATGGAATATGTGCCTATTATATCAGCATCAGCCATTACCCGACAACGGATTCATAAAGTGCTCGAGGTAGCCGATCTGGTACTCAAAGAGCGTAAAAAATCTATATCTACGTCTGAGCTGAATGATTTTATATATGGAATCCTGAAAAAAAAGCCGCTGCCGGTAAGGGGAGAGGTACAGCTCAAAATAAAGTACTGCTCACAGGTTAAATCTAATCCGCCGGTTTTTAAGTTTTTTATGAATAGACCCGAAAAGCTGCCCACCAGCTACCATCGTTATATTGAAAACAGAATCCGGGAAGAGTATGGATTTATCGGTGTGCCGATAACATTAAGATTTGTTCAGAAATAA
- a CDS encoding peptidyl-prolyl cis-trans isomerase — MPKSYTTLFFAIVLGLLSFSCTQTNSSVDKKTLARVGNEYLTVAEAKSNIPDFVYEKDSVAALQRYRQEWINQKVQINEAQRLGLAEKKEVRKKIQKAKEEVLREALRDYVLASQEDKSGITDQEARTFYQANKKQFVLDEEFVQFRHMQARTIQDARSAKRDLLRGISWTEVARDYAINDKAAIEKADQYQPISMALSDIDIMNRYLKIIGHNEISPIQRVNGVYHFVQLTDSRAKGELPDLDWLIEKIKGWMQLDRQRRNFSSYAKNLYLKAKSNNEVESFNVLPSQPNQNNIPQDTLESNPTDE, encoded by the coding sequence ATGCCAAAGTCTTATACTACATTATTTTTCGCTATTGTTCTGGGGCTTCTATCTTTCTCCTGCACCCAAACCAATTCTTCTGTTGACAAAAAAACGTTGGCACGTGTTGGCAATGAATATCTTACGGTTGCCGAGGCAAAATCAAATATTCCGGATTTTGTTTATGAAAAAGACAGCGTTGCAGCTCTGCAACGCTACAGGCAAGAATGGATTAACCAAAAGGTACAGATAAACGAAGCACAGCGGCTGGGATTGGCAGAAAAAAAAGAAGTCCGTAAGAAAATCCAGAAAGCTAAAGAGGAGGTTCTGCGTGAGGCACTTCGTGATTATGTACTGGCATCACAGGAAGACAAATCTGGAATTACTGATCAAGAAGCACGTACCTTCTACCAGGCTAATAAAAAACAATTTGTGCTGGATGAAGAGTTTGTACAGTTTCGTCACATGCAGGCTCGCACAATCCAGGATGCTCGATCGGCTAAGCGCGATCTTTTACGAGGTATTTCATGGACAGAAGTGGCACGGGATTATGCTATCAATGACAAGGCTGCGATAGAAAAAGCCGATCAATACCAACCAATTTCTATGGCACTGAGTGATATCGATATTATGAATCGGTATCTTAAGATCATTGGTCATAATGAAATATCACCTATCCAGCGTGTTAACGGGGTTTATCATTTTGTTCAGCTCACCGACAGCCGAGCCAAGGGTGAACTGCCTGATCTAGATTGGCTGATTGAAAAAATTAAAGGCTGGATGCAATTGGACAGGCAGCGCAGAAATTTCAGTTCCTATGCCAAGAATCTTTATCTTAAGGCAAAATCGAATAATGAAGTAGAGTCTTTTAACGTTCTACCTAGTCAACCTAATCAAAATAATATTCCACAAGATACCCTTGAAAGTAATCCAACTGATGAATAA
- a CDS encoding redoxin domain-containing protein, whose product MTLDLDTKAPDFTLKNTDGEDVSLSGFQPDYNVVLLFFPLAFSSTCTEELCITRDNMKLYNSLDAKVLGISVDSFFSLKQFKKTQNLNFTLLSDFNKEVSRKYDALYDNFFEMKGVSKRASFVIDREGKIRYQEVLEDAGKLPDFKKIQEMLNSLD is encoded by the coding sequence ATGACTCTAGATTTAGACACCAAGGCACCCGATTTTACGTTAAAGAATACCGATGGGGAAGATGTGAGCCTTTCTGGTTTTCAGCCGGACTATAATGTAGTATTATTATTTTTCCCGTTAGCCTTTAGCAGTACTTGCACCGAAGAACTTTGTATCACGAGAGACAATATGAAGCTCTACAATTCTTTAGATGCCAAAGTATTAGGTATAAGTGTTGACAGCTTTTTCAGCTTAAAGCAGTTTAAAAAGACCCAAAACCTGAACTTTACGCTACTGAGTGATTTCAATAAAGAGGTATCAAGAAAATATGATGCGCTCTATGATAATTTCTTCGAAATGAAAGGTGTTTCAAAACGGGCATCTTTTGTTATCGACAGGGAAGGGAAAATACGTTATCAAGAAGTGTTAGAGGATGCTGGAAAACTTCCTGATTTTAAAAAGATTCAAGAAATGCTTAATAGTCTAGATTAA
- a CDS encoding thymidine kinase, which yields MLNEPSLVPQKVGWIEVICGGMFSGKTEELIRRAKRAHIAGQSVVVVKPKVDNRYDEEDVVSHNQNVLPGLMVDTADQIVLLTGEAEVICIDEAQFFNQQLMNVANTLANDGKRVIVAGLDMDFEGKPFEPMPQMLAIAEYVTKLHAVCAESGTMAHYSQRVVQNDDRVLVGETDAYEPRSRHCYRPPVDKRRGQPITPMSEIEQPTKNQEIDD from the coding sequence ATGCTCAACGAACCTTCACTAGTTCCGCAAAAAGTTGGATGGATTGAAGTAATTTGCGGTGGGATGTTCAGCGGTAAAACAGAAGAATTGATCCGCCGGGCCAAACGTGCACATATCGCGGGGCAAAGTGTGGTCGTAGTCAAACCCAAAGTGGACAATCGTTATGATGAAGAGGATGTTGTATCTCATAACCAAAATGTACTGCCGGGACTAATGGTAGATACGGCCGATCAAATTGTGCTGCTTACTGGAGAAGCAGAGGTCATCTGTATTGATGAAGCTCAATTTTTTAACCAGCAGCTGATGAATGTAGCCAACACTCTGGCCAACGACGGTAAACGTGTTATCGTGGCGGGTCTGGATATGGATTTTGAAGGCAAACCTTTTGAGCCCATGCCACAGATGCTTGCTATTGCCGAATATGTAACCAAACTACATGCTGTTTGCGCAGAAAGCGGTACGATGGCACATTACTCACAGCGTGTTGTTCAAAATGATGACCGCGTATTAGTAGGCGAAACAGATGCCTACGAACCGCGATCCCGCCATTGCTACCGCCCTCCTGTTGACAAACGGCGTGGTCAGCCGATAACACCAATGTCAGAAATTGAACAACCAACTAAGAACCAGGAAATAGATGATTGA
- a CDS encoding peptidylprolyl isomerase produces MNNARTVLFLVIALFLISPSLKAQQPTNKNLDRIVAVVNDHIILKSEVDQQVQQYMMQMQKQQDRQISFGEDIWYTVLQNIVDQKLMLDQAKLDSVTVSDEMVDQNIDRRIQQSVEQLGSEEALEQRMGQSIVQLRADLRENYREQMVVQRFQQKKRKNVEITRPEVREYFENIPQDSLPTVPEQVAVSQIVTTPPPSANAKKQARQLATQLRDSVLNHGKTIEEMAKKYSDGPSASKGGKLPLVSIDDLVAEYSAAATALKPGEISKVVETSFGFHVIRLNKRSGDKIDTNHILISVDDKNYNDQAAKDKLRQIKDSIQTNDEITFAEMARKHSDDSNTAAQGGRILNPQNGQRLMPLESLEAALYRIVLLLEEKGDISEPKKFQLGNENNTKRAFRIVQLNERVAEHTANIKQDYSRIKQAALREKQQEMVDKMLAELRKEMFVEYKISIPEKYKML; encoded by the coding sequence ATGAATAACGCACGTACTGTACTCTTTTTAGTTATTGCACTCTTTTTAATCTCTCCCTCTCTAAAGGCACAACAACCGACCAATAAAAATCTGGATCGCATTGTCGCTGTGGTTAATGATCATATCATCCTCAAATCCGAGGTTGATCAACAGGTACAACAGTATATGATGCAGATGCAAAAGCAACAAGATCGCCAAATTTCTTTCGGCGAAGACATCTGGTACACGGTATTGCAGAATATTGTGGATCAAAAACTAATGCTTGATCAGGCCAAACTCGATTCAGTTACTGTTTCTGATGAAATGGTTGATCAGAATATCGACCGCAGGATTCAACAATCTGTTGAACAGCTTGGCAGTGAAGAGGCTCTGGAACAACGAATGGGACAAAGTATTGTCCAGCTGAGAGCTGATCTGCGCGAAAACTATCGTGAACAAATGGTTGTACAACGATTTCAGCAGAAAAAACGGAAGAACGTCGAAATTACACGTCCTGAAGTTCGTGAATATTTTGAAAATATCCCTCAGGATTCTCTGCCTACCGTTCCTGAGCAGGTAGCGGTTTCACAAATTGTCACCACTCCTCCTCCTTCGGCAAATGCCAAAAAACAAGCTCGGCAACTGGCCACACAATTACGGGATTCGGTACTTAACCATGGCAAAACCATCGAAGAAATGGCCAAAAAGTACAGTGACGGACCTTCTGCCTCAAAAGGCGGTAAGCTTCCGCTGGTATCTATTGACGATTTAGTTGCAGAATATTCGGCTGCAGCTACTGCCCTGAAACCCGGTGAAATTTCAAAAGTGGTGGAAACTTCGTTTGGATTTCACGTAATCCGCCTTAATAAACGTTCAGGTGATAAAATTGATACTAATCACATACTGATTTCGGTGGATGACAAAAACTATAACGATCAGGCTGCTAAGGATAAGCTGCGGCAAATTAAAGACAGTATTCAAACGAATGATGAGATTACTTTTGCAGAAATGGCCCGTAAGCACTCCGATGATTCTAATACGGCCGCACAAGGCGGTAGAATTTTAAACCCCCAAAACGGGCAGCGGTTAATGCCACTTGAAAGTCTGGAAGCAGCCCTGTATCGCATTGTGCTGCTACTTGAAGAAAAAGGTGATATTTCTGAGCCTAAGAAGTTTCAATTAGGCAATGAAAATAACACAAAACGTGCATTTCGAATTGTTCAGTTGAATGAACGTGTTGCTGAGCATACAGCAAATATCAAACAGGATTATTCGCGTATTAAACAAGCTGCATTACGAGAAAAACAACAAGAAATGGTTGATAAGATGTTGGCTGAGCTGCGAAAAGAAATGTTTGTAGAGTATAAAATTTCGATTCCCGAAAAATATAAAATGCTTTAA
- a CDS encoding AAA family ATPase gives MRDIPDDSVEAVDFFQSSVEKIRTEVGKVIVGQHDILDKLLICLFSRGHCILIGVPGLAKTLLIRSVSQTLNLDFSRIQFTPDLMPGDITGTEVIQDNRKTGEKSFKFVKGPVFANIVLADEINRTPPKTQAALLEGMQEFHVTAAGTTYPLDEPFFVLATQNPIEQEGTYPLPEAQLDRFMFNLWLDYPTLDEEKQIVRQPTNLDEADINSVLNAEQIVELQQLVREVPVPKGVLSSAVQLVTKTRPDSELAPDFINKYMSWGAGPRASQYLVLGGQARALTRGRYNVTIEDIKALAKPVLRHRIVNNYAAEAEGLAPDDLIDKLLDEM, from the coding sequence ATGCGAGACATCCCGGACGATTCTGTAGAAGCTGTTGACTTTTTTCAATCCTCGGTCGAAAAAATACGGACCGAGGTGGGGAAAGTTATTGTCGGTCAGCACGATATCTTAGACAAGTTGTTAATTTGTCTCTTTTCAAGGGGGCACTGCATCCTTATTGGTGTGCCGGGCTTGGCAAAAACCTTACTTATACGATCGGTATCTCAAACACTGAATCTTGATTTTAGCCGTATCCAGTTTACTCCAGACCTTATGCCCGGGGATATTACCGGTACCGAAGTTATACAGGATAATCGAAAAACCGGTGAAAAATCTTTTAAATTTGTTAAAGGTCCTGTTTTTGCTAATATCGTACTGGCAGATGAAATCAATCGGACGCCCCCCAAGACACAGGCGGCTCTGCTAGAAGGTATGCAAGAATTTCATGTAACGGCTGCAGGTACTACTTATCCGCTGGACGAACCTTTTTTTGTACTTGCTACGCAAAATCCCATTGAGCAAGAAGGCACCTATCCCCTGCCCGAAGCTCAGCTCGACCGGTTTATGTTTAATCTCTGGCTTGACTACCCCACTCTGGATGAAGAAAAGCAGATCGTACGTCAGCCAACAAATTTAGATGAGGCTGACATCAATTCGGTATTAAACGCTGAACAAATTGTAGAACTCCAGCAGCTGGTTCGGGAAGTACCCGTCCCCAAAGGTGTACTCTCATCAGCAGTACAACTGGTAACTAAAACACGTCCGGATTCGGAGCTTGCTCCCGATTTTATTAATAAATATATGAGCTGGGGGGCCGGTCCGCGCGCATCACAATATCTTGTACTCGGTGGCCAAGCACGTGCACTTACACGGGGACGGTATAATGTAACCATTGAGGATATAAAAGCATTGGCTAAGCCGGTGCTGCGTCACCGCATTGTCAATAACTATGCTGCGGAGGCCGAAGGCCTTGCGCCCGATGATCTTATCGATAAGCTGTTGGATGAAATGTAA
- a CDS encoding DUF952 domain-containing protein: MRDDLLFHITTEEEWDEHKSDGNYEPESLDSEGFIHCSSGHQINDTANRLFKDHDQILLLIIDVSSLGEEIKYEEHKDSGEEYPHIYGPLNTNAVIDEIIVSAEQDGTFDIAFSSNS, from the coding sequence ATGCGCGACGATCTGTTATTTCATATTACTACTGAAGAAGAATGGGACGAACATAAATCAGATGGCAACTATGAGCCTGAATCCCTTGATAGCGAAGGGTTTATCCACTGTTCCAGTGGCCATCAAATAAATGATACCGCTAATCGCTTATTCAAAGATCATGACCAAATATTACTGCTTATTATTGATGTGTCATCACTGGGCGAAGAAATTAAATACGAAGAGCATAAGGACAGCGGTGAAGAGTATCCACATATTTACGGTCCGTTGAATACTAATGCCGTAATTGATGAAATTATCGTCTCTGCAGAGCAGGATGGGACCTTTGATATCGCATTTTCTTCAAACTCTTGA